From Microplitis mediator isolate UGA2020A chromosome 11, iyMicMedi2.1, whole genome shotgun sequence, one genomic window encodes:
- the LOC130677830 gene encoding exportin-7 isoform X2 produces MSEIAAVQQLELLCKQLYESQDSAHRVEAEKALVNFQNEPDTLTKCQLLLERADSAYAQLLAATTLSKLVSRSAQGLSLQQRLDIRNYVLNYLATRPKLPNFVIQALVSLFARISKLGWFDSDKDEYVFRNVVGDISKFLQGSVEHCMIGVQLLSQLTSEMNQISDADANRSLTKHRKIAGSFRDIQLFEIFRLSCSLLGTARENCKNLNFNDESQHGLMTQLLRLARNCLTFDFIGTSTDESSDDLCTVQIPTSWRPAFLDFTTLKLYFDLYHSLPNSLSSLALSCLVQLASVRRSLFSNTERAKFLTHLVNGVKHILQNPQGLSDPGNYHEFCRLLARLKSNYQLGELVMVENYPEAIQLIAKFTVQSLQMWQFAPNSVHYLLSLWQRMVASVPYVKATEPHLLETYTPEVSNAYITSRLESVAVVVREGLEDPLDDLGMVQQQLEQLSVIGRCEYQKTCTLLVQLFDQAARAYQELLAQTGNNNPTHQIEITIQEGQLTWLVYIIGSAIGGRVSFNSNEEHDAMDGELVCRVLQLMNLTDSGLSQGGCEKLELAMLSFFEQFRKIYVGDQIQKNSKVYRRLSEVLGLSDEAMVLSVFIRKIITNLKYWGRREQIISRTLQLLTDLSVGYSCVRKLVKLEEVQFMLNNHTSEHFPFLGNNVAVTEMRCRSMFYTSLGRLLMVDLGEDEERFHTFMLPLTAALESLGQLMGAADTPVFAAEEAKKALIGIARDLRGLAYAFNTKPSYMMLFDWIYPNYTPILLHAIELWHHEPQVTTPVLKLFAELVQNRSQRLQFDVSSPNGILLFREASKVICSYGNHILNVEVPKDQIYPLKLKGISICFSMLKAALCGSYVNFGVFRLYGDEALDNALNTFVKLLLSIPQSDLLDYPKLSATYYVLLECLAQDHMAFLSTLEPRVFLYILSSISEGLTAIAVHLLSDTMVCTGCCATLDHIVTYLFKQLSQKAGVYPGKKNAAVTAGGELFLQVLKQHPEILQQILSTVLNVIMFEDCRNQWSMSRPLLGLILLNEEYFGQLRENIIRSQPVDKQAAMAQWFENLMDGIEPNLLTKNRDRFTQNLSMFRRDINDSLKGPNMSANSTNDMMTS; encoded by the exons ATGAGTGAAATTGcg GCAGTACAGCAGCTTGAGTTGCTGTGCAAACAATTGTACGAGTCTCAAGATTCAGCACATCGTGTTGAAGCTGAAAAAGCActtgttaattttcaaaatgaacCGGACACACTCACTAAATGTCAATTATTATTGGAAAGAGCGGATTCTGCTTATGCTCAATTATTGGCTGCTACGACCTTAAGTAAATTGGTATCAAGATCTGCACAGGGTTTGAGTTTGCAGCAAAGACTTGATATCA GGAATtatgtattaaattatttggcAACGAGGCCAAAATTACCGAATTTTGTGATACAAGCGCTAGTGTCATTATTTGCAAGAATATCAAAATTGGGATGGTTCGATTCTGATAAAGATGAATATGTATTTAGAAATGTTGttggagatatttcaaaatttcttcaG ggaTCTGTCGAGCATTGTATGATAGGAGTACAATTACTGTCTCAATTGACCAGTGAGATGAACCAAATTTCCGACGCAGATGCCAACAGATCACTAACGAAGCACAGAAAAATAGCCGGTAGTTTTCGTGACAtccaattatttgaaatatttcgaTTATCATGTTCCCTGCTCGGTACAGCGagagaaaattgtaaaaatttaaattttaatgatgagtcacag caTGGACTGATGACGCAGTTGTTACGTCTTGCTCGTAATTGTTTAACATTTGATTTTATTGGTACGTCAACGGATGAAAGTTCTGATGATTTGTGTACAGTACAAATCCCAACAAGTTGGAGACCAGCATTCCTCGATTTTACGAcattaaaactttattttgaCTTGTATCACAGTCTACCCAATTCACTGTCATCATTAGCATTGTCGTGTCTAGTTCAATTAGCTTCAGTAAGACGCAGCTTATTTTCAAATACCGAGAGagctaaatttttaactcattTAGTCAATGGTGTCAAACACATACTGCAAAATCCTCAGGGTTTAAGTGATCCTGGTAATTACCACGAGTTTTGTCGTTTATTGGCCCGACTTAAAAGCAATTATCAGCTTGGTGAATTGGTAATGGTTGAAAATTATCCTGAGGCAATTCAATTAATTGCTAAATTCACAGTTCAGAGTTTGCAAATGTGGCAATTTGCTCCAAACAGCGTACACTATTTACTGAGTCTATGGCAACGTATGGTCGCCTCGGTGCCATATGTAAAAGCGACCGAGCCCCATCTGCTGGAAACGTACACACCAGAAGTATCAAATGCGTACATAACATCACGCCTTGAATCAGTAGCTGTCGTAGTACGCGAAGGCTTAGAAGATCCTCTCGATGATCTTGGTATGGTACAGCAACAACTCGAACAATTGTCTGTGATTGGTAGATGCGAGTACCAAAAAACTTGTACGTTACTGGTCCAGTTGTTCGATCAAGCGGCTCGGGCGTATCAAGAACTTTTAGCACAAACGGGAAACAACAATCCGACTCATCAAATTGAAATAACAATCCAGGAAGGCCAATTAACGTGGCTAGTGTACATTATTGGCAGTGCGATTGGTGGCCGTGTGTCCTTCAACAGCAATGAAGAACACGACGCCATGGACGGCGAGCTTGTCTGCAGGGTATTGCAGCTGATGAATCTCACGGATTCCGGTTTGTCTCAGGGCGGATGTGAAAAACTCGAGCTTGCTATGCTCAGTTTTTTTGAGCagtttcgaaaaatttatgtCGGCGATCAGATACAGAAAAATTCTAAAGTCTATCGCAGACTGTCTGAAGTATTGGGTCTGAGTGATGAGGCCATGGTACTCAGTGTTTTCATTCGTAAAAT tattacaaatttaaaatactggGGACGTAGAGAACAAATTATTTCAAGGACACTTCAATTACTAACTGATTTATCTGTAGGGTACAGTTGTGTCCGTAAACTTGTAAAACTTGAAGAAGTACAATTCATGTTAAATAATCACACT AGTGAACATTTTCCATTCCTGGGTAACAATGTAGCAGTAACGGAAATGCGTTGCAGGTCAATGTTCTACACATCATTGGGCAGATTATTGATGGTAGATTTGGGTGAGGATGAGGAGAGATTTCACACATTCATGTTACCCCTCACAG ccgCTCTCGAGAGCCTGGGTCAGTTAATGGGCGCAGCTGATACCCCAGTATTTGCAGCAGAGGAAGCTAAAAAGGCTTTGATAGGAATAGCACGTGACCTACGTGGTCTTGCGTATGCGTTTAATACAAAGCCATCTTACATGATGTTGTTTGACTGGAT ATATCCAAACTACACACCGATTTTATTGCACGCCATTGAATTGTGGCATCACGAGCCGCAAGTTACGACAcccgtattaaaattatttgccgAATTGGTACAAAATCGTAGCCAGCGGCTTCAATTTGACGTATCGTCGCCTAATGGGATACTATTATTCCGGGAAGCTAGTAAAGTAATATGTAGTTACGGCAACCATATATTAAATGTCGAAGTACCCAAGGATCAAATTTACCCGCTTAAACTTAAGGGAATAAGTATTTGCTTCAGTATGTTGAAAGCTGCGCTATGTGGGAGTTACGTTAATTTTGGTGTCTTTCGGCTGTACGGAGACGAAGCATTAGACAACGCACTAAATACATTTGTCAAATTACTGCTCAGTATACCTCAAAGTGACCTATTA gACTATCCAAAATTATCAGCAACGTACTACGTGTTACTGGAGTGTTTGGCCCAAGACCACATGGCTTTTCTGTCAACCCTTGAGCCCCGAGTTTTTCTGTACATCCTCTCGAGTATCAGCGAAGGCCTAACGGCAATAG cGGTTCATTTGCTTTCAGACACCATGGTCTGTACAGGCTGTTGTGCGACGCTGGATCATAttgttacatatttatttaaacagcTTTCACAAAAAG CTGGAGTCTATCcaggtaaaaaaaatgctgCAGTAACAGCCGGCGgcgaattatttttacaagtaCTCAAACAACATCCTGAAATATTACAACAAATACTGAGCACTGTTTTAAATGTGATAATGTTTGAGGATTGTAGAAACCAATGGAGTATGTCAAGACCACTTCTAGGTCTGATATTACTTAACGAAGAG TATTTCGGCCAATTGcgtgaaaatataataagaaGTCAGCCAGTAGATAAACAAGCGGCAATGGCGCAGTGGTTTGAAAACTTAATGGATGGTATTGAACCAAAtttgttaacaaaaaataGAGATAG gtttactcaaaatttatcCATGTTCAGGAGAGATATCAATGATTCCCTTAAAGGTCCGAATATGTCTGCCAATTCAACCAACGATATGATGACTTCGTAG
- the LOC130677830 gene encoding exportin-7 isoform X1, whose amino-acid sequence MSEIAAVQQLELLCKQLYESQDSAHRVEAEKALVNFQNEPDTLTKCQLLLERADSAYAQLLAATTLSKLVSRSAQGLSLQQRLDIRNYVLNYLATRPKLPNFVIQALVSLFARISKLGWFDSDKDEYVFRNVVGDISKFLQGSVEHCMIGVQLLSQLTSEMNQISDADANRSLTKHRKIAGSFRDIQLFEIFRLSCSLLGTARENCKNLNFNDESQHGLMTQLLRLARNCLTFDFIGTSTDESSDDLCTVQIPTSWRPAFLDFTTLKLYFDLYHSLPNSLSSLALSCLVQLASVRRSLFSNTERAKFLTHLVNGVKHILQNPQGLSDPGNYHEFCRLLARLKSNYQLGELVMVENYPEAIQLIAKFTVQSLQMWQFAPNSVHYLLSLWQRMVASVPYVKATEPHLLETYTPEVSNAYITSRLESVAVVVREGLEDPLDDLGMVQQQLEQLSVIGRCEYQKTCTLLVQLFDQAARAYQELLAQTGNNNPTHQIEITIQEGQLTWLVYIIGSAIGGRVSFNSNEEHDAMDGELVCRVLQLMNLTDSGLSQGGCEKLELAMLSFFEQFRKIYVGDQIQKNSKVYRRLSEVLGLSDEAMVLSVFIRKIITNLKYWGRREQIISRTLQLLTDLSVGYSCVRKLVKLEEVQFMLNNHTSEHFPFLGNNVAVTEMRCRSMFYTSLGRLLMVDLGEDEERFHTFMLPLTAALESLGQLMGAADTPVFAAEEAKKALIGIARDLRGLAYAFNTKPSYMMLFDWIYPNYTPILLHAIELWHHEPQVTTPVLKLFAELVQNRSQRLQFDVSSPNGILLFREASKVICSYGNHILNVEVPKDQIYPLKLKGISICFSMLKAALCGSYVNFGVFRLYGDEALDNALNTFVKLLLSIPQSDLLDYPKLSATYYVLLECLAQDHMAFLSTLEPRVFLYILSSISEGLTAIGALKDSYTDTMVCTGCCATLDHIVTYLFKQLSQKAGVYPGKKNAAVTAGGELFLQVLKQHPEILQQILSTVLNVIMFEDCRNQWSMSRPLLGLILLNEEYFGQLRENIIRSQPVDKQAAMAQWFENLMDGIEPNLLTKNRDRFTQNLSMFRRDINDSLKGPNMSANSTNDMMTS is encoded by the exons ATGAGTGAAATTGcg GCAGTACAGCAGCTTGAGTTGCTGTGCAAACAATTGTACGAGTCTCAAGATTCAGCACATCGTGTTGAAGCTGAAAAAGCActtgttaattttcaaaatgaacCGGACACACTCACTAAATGTCAATTATTATTGGAAAGAGCGGATTCTGCTTATGCTCAATTATTGGCTGCTACGACCTTAAGTAAATTGGTATCAAGATCTGCACAGGGTTTGAGTTTGCAGCAAAGACTTGATATCA GGAATtatgtattaaattatttggcAACGAGGCCAAAATTACCGAATTTTGTGATACAAGCGCTAGTGTCATTATTTGCAAGAATATCAAAATTGGGATGGTTCGATTCTGATAAAGATGAATATGTATTTAGAAATGTTGttggagatatttcaaaatttcttcaG ggaTCTGTCGAGCATTGTATGATAGGAGTACAATTACTGTCTCAATTGACCAGTGAGATGAACCAAATTTCCGACGCAGATGCCAACAGATCACTAACGAAGCACAGAAAAATAGCCGGTAGTTTTCGTGACAtccaattatttgaaatatttcgaTTATCATGTTCCCTGCTCGGTACAGCGagagaaaattgtaaaaatttaaattttaatgatgagtcacag caTGGACTGATGACGCAGTTGTTACGTCTTGCTCGTAATTGTTTAACATTTGATTTTATTGGTACGTCAACGGATGAAAGTTCTGATGATTTGTGTACAGTACAAATCCCAACAAGTTGGAGACCAGCATTCCTCGATTTTACGAcattaaaactttattttgaCTTGTATCACAGTCTACCCAATTCACTGTCATCATTAGCATTGTCGTGTCTAGTTCAATTAGCTTCAGTAAGACGCAGCTTATTTTCAAATACCGAGAGagctaaatttttaactcattTAGTCAATGGTGTCAAACACATACTGCAAAATCCTCAGGGTTTAAGTGATCCTGGTAATTACCACGAGTTTTGTCGTTTATTGGCCCGACTTAAAAGCAATTATCAGCTTGGTGAATTGGTAATGGTTGAAAATTATCCTGAGGCAATTCAATTAATTGCTAAATTCACAGTTCAGAGTTTGCAAATGTGGCAATTTGCTCCAAACAGCGTACACTATTTACTGAGTCTATGGCAACGTATGGTCGCCTCGGTGCCATATGTAAAAGCGACCGAGCCCCATCTGCTGGAAACGTACACACCAGAAGTATCAAATGCGTACATAACATCACGCCTTGAATCAGTAGCTGTCGTAGTACGCGAAGGCTTAGAAGATCCTCTCGATGATCTTGGTATGGTACAGCAACAACTCGAACAATTGTCTGTGATTGGTAGATGCGAGTACCAAAAAACTTGTACGTTACTGGTCCAGTTGTTCGATCAAGCGGCTCGGGCGTATCAAGAACTTTTAGCACAAACGGGAAACAACAATCCGACTCATCAAATTGAAATAACAATCCAGGAAGGCCAATTAACGTGGCTAGTGTACATTATTGGCAGTGCGATTGGTGGCCGTGTGTCCTTCAACAGCAATGAAGAACACGACGCCATGGACGGCGAGCTTGTCTGCAGGGTATTGCAGCTGATGAATCTCACGGATTCCGGTTTGTCTCAGGGCGGATGTGAAAAACTCGAGCTTGCTATGCTCAGTTTTTTTGAGCagtttcgaaaaatttatgtCGGCGATCAGATACAGAAAAATTCTAAAGTCTATCGCAGACTGTCTGAAGTATTGGGTCTGAGTGATGAGGCCATGGTACTCAGTGTTTTCATTCGTAAAAT tattacaaatttaaaatactggGGACGTAGAGAACAAATTATTTCAAGGACACTTCAATTACTAACTGATTTATCTGTAGGGTACAGTTGTGTCCGTAAACTTGTAAAACTTGAAGAAGTACAATTCATGTTAAATAATCACACT AGTGAACATTTTCCATTCCTGGGTAACAATGTAGCAGTAACGGAAATGCGTTGCAGGTCAATGTTCTACACATCATTGGGCAGATTATTGATGGTAGATTTGGGTGAGGATGAGGAGAGATTTCACACATTCATGTTACCCCTCACAG ccgCTCTCGAGAGCCTGGGTCAGTTAATGGGCGCAGCTGATACCCCAGTATTTGCAGCAGAGGAAGCTAAAAAGGCTTTGATAGGAATAGCACGTGACCTACGTGGTCTTGCGTATGCGTTTAATACAAAGCCATCTTACATGATGTTGTTTGACTGGAT ATATCCAAACTACACACCGATTTTATTGCACGCCATTGAATTGTGGCATCACGAGCCGCAAGTTACGACAcccgtattaaaattatttgccgAATTGGTACAAAATCGTAGCCAGCGGCTTCAATTTGACGTATCGTCGCCTAATGGGATACTATTATTCCGGGAAGCTAGTAAAGTAATATGTAGTTACGGCAACCATATATTAAATGTCGAAGTACCCAAGGATCAAATTTACCCGCTTAAACTTAAGGGAATAAGTATTTGCTTCAGTATGTTGAAAGCTGCGCTATGTGGGAGTTACGTTAATTTTGGTGTCTTTCGGCTGTACGGAGACGAAGCATTAGACAACGCACTAAATACATTTGTCAAATTACTGCTCAGTATACCTCAAAGTGACCTATTA gACTATCCAAAATTATCAGCAACGTACTACGTGTTACTGGAGTGTTTGGCCCAAGACCACATGGCTTTTCTGTCAACCCTTGAGCCCCGAGTTTTTCTGTACATCCTCTCGAGTATCAGCGAAGGCCTAACGGCAATAGGTGCGCTTAAAGACTCCTATACAG ACACCATGGTCTGTACAGGCTGTTGTGCGACGCTGGATCATAttgttacatatttatttaaacagcTTTCACAAAAAG CTGGAGTCTATCcaggtaaaaaaaatgctgCAGTAACAGCCGGCGgcgaattatttttacaagtaCTCAAACAACATCCTGAAATATTACAACAAATACTGAGCACTGTTTTAAATGTGATAATGTTTGAGGATTGTAGAAACCAATGGAGTATGTCAAGACCACTTCTAGGTCTGATATTACTTAACGAAGAG TATTTCGGCCAATTGcgtgaaaatataataagaaGTCAGCCAGTAGATAAACAAGCGGCAATGGCGCAGTGGTTTGAAAACTTAATGGATGGTATTGAACCAAAtttgttaacaaaaaataGAGATAG gtttactcaaaatttatcCATGTTCAGGAGAGATATCAATGATTCCCTTAAAGGTCCGAATATGTCTGCCAATTCAACCAACGATATGATGACTTCGTAG
- the LOC130677830 gene encoding exportin-7 isoform X3 — translation MYNKMQAVQQLELLCKQLYESQDSAHRVEAEKALVNFQNEPDTLTKCQLLLERADSAYAQLLAATTLSKLVSRSAQGLSLQQRLDIRNYVLNYLATRPKLPNFVIQALVSLFARISKLGWFDSDKDEYVFRNVVGDISKFLQGSVEHCMIGVQLLSQLTSEMNQISDADANRSLTKHRKIAGSFRDIQLFEIFRLSCSLLGTARENCKNLNFNDESQHGLMTQLLRLARNCLTFDFIGTSTDESSDDLCTVQIPTSWRPAFLDFTTLKLYFDLYHSLPNSLSSLALSCLVQLASVRRSLFSNTERAKFLTHLVNGVKHILQNPQGLSDPGNYHEFCRLLARLKSNYQLGELVMVENYPEAIQLIAKFTVQSLQMWQFAPNSVHYLLSLWQRMVASVPYVKATEPHLLETYTPEVSNAYITSRLESVAVVVREGLEDPLDDLGMVQQQLEQLSVIGRCEYQKTCTLLVQLFDQAARAYQELLAQTGNNNPTHQIEITIQEGQLTWLVYIIGSAIGGRVSFNSNEEHDAMDGELVCRVLQLMNLTDSGLSQGGCEKLELAMLSFFEQFRKIYVGDQIQKNSKVYRRLSEVLGLSDEAMVLSVFIRKIITNLKYWGRREQIISRTLQLLTDLSVGYSCVRKLVKLEEVQFMLNNHTSEHFPFLGNNVAVTEMRCRSMFYTSLGRLLMVDLGEDEERFHTFMLPLTAALESLGQLMGAADTPVFAAEEAKKALIGIARDLRGLAYAFNTKPSYMMLFDWIYPNYTPILLHAIELWHHEPQVTTPVLKLFAELVQNRSQRLQFDVSSPNGILLFREASKVICSYGNHILNVEVPKDQIYPLKLKGISICFSMLKAALCGSYVNFGVFRLYGDEALDNALNTFVKLLLSIPQSDLLDYPKLSATYYVLLECLAQDHMAFLSTLEPRVFLYILSSISEGLTAIDTMVCTGCCATLDHIVTYLFKQLSQKAGVYPGKKNAAVTAGGELFLQVLKQHPEILQQILSTVLNVIMFEDCRNQWSMSRPLLGLILLNEEYFGQLRENIIRSQPVDKQAAMAQWFENLMDGIEPNLLTKNRDRFTQNLSMFRRDINDSLKGPNMSANSTNDMMTS, via the exons atgtataataaaatgCAGGCAGTACAGCAGCTTGAGTTGCTGTGCAAACAATTGTACGAGTCTCAAGATTCAGCACATCGTGTTGAAGCTGAAAAAGCActtgttaattttcaaaatgaacCGGACACACTCACTAAATGTCAATTATTATTGGAAAGAGCGGATTCTGCTTATGCTCAATTATTGGCTGCTACGACCTTAAGTAAATTGGTATCAAGATCTGCACAGGGTTTGAGTTTGCAGCAAAGACTTGATATCA GGAATtatgtattaaattatttggcAACGAGGCCAAAATTACCGAATTTTGTGATACAAGCGCTAGTGTCATTATTTGCAAGAATATCAAAATTGGGATGGTTCGATTCTGATAAAGATGAATATGTATTTAGAAATGTTGttggagatatttcaaaatttcttcaG ggaTCTGTCGAGCATTGTATGATAGGAGTACAATTACTGTCTCAATTGACCAGTGAGATGAACCAAATTTCCGACGCAGATGCCAACAGATCACTAACGAAGCACAGAAAAATAGCCGGTAGTTTTCGTGACAtccaattatttgaaatatttcgaTTATCATGTTCCCTGCTCGGTACAGCGagagaaaattgtaaaaatttaaattttaatgatgagtcacag caTGGACTGATGACGCAGTTGTTACGTCTTGCTCGTAATTGTTTAACATTTGATTTTATTGGTACGTCAACGGATGAAAGTTCTGATGATTTGTGTACAGTACAAATCCCAACAAGTTGGAGACCAGCATTCCTCGATTTTACGAcattaaaactttattttgaCTTGTATCACAGTCTACCCAATTCACTGTCATCATTAGCATTGTCGTGTCTAGTTCAATTAGCTTCAGTAAGACGCAGCTTATTTTCAAATACCGAGAGagctaaatttttaactcattTAGTCAATGGTGTCAAACACATACTGCAAAATCCTCAGGGTTTAAGTGATCCTGGTAATTACCACGAGTTTTGTCGTTTATTGGCCCGACTTAAAAGCAATTATCAGCTTGGTGAATTGGTAATGGTTGAAAATTATCCTGAGGCAATTCAATTAATTGCTAAATTCACAGTTCAGAGTTTGCAAATGTGGCAATTTGCTCCAAACAGCGTACACTATTTACTGAGTCTATGGCAACGTATGGTCGCCTCGGTGCCATATGTAAAAGCGACCGAGCCCCATCTGCTGGAAACGTACACACCAGAAGTATCAAATGCGTACATAACATCACGCCTTGAATCAGTAGCTGTCGTAGTACGCGAAGGCTTAGAAGATCCTCTCGATGATCTTGGTATGGTACAGCAACAACTCGAACAATTGTCTGTGATTGGTAGATGCGAGTACCAAAAAACTTGTACGTTACTGGTCCAGTTGTTCGATCAAGCGGCTCGGGCGTATCAAGAACTTTTAGCACAAACGGGAAACAACAATCCGACTCATCAAATTGAAATAACAATCCAGGAAGGCCAATTAACGTGGCTAGTGTACATTATTGGCAGTGCGATTGGTGGCCGTGTGTCCTTCAACAGCAATGAAGAACACGACGCCATGGACGGCGAGCTTGTCTGCAGGGTATTGCAGCTGATGAATCTCACGGATTCCGGTTTGTCTCAGGGCGGATGTGAAAAACTCGAGCTTGCTATGCTCAGTTTTTTTGAGCagtttcgaaaaatttatgtCGGCGATCAGATACAGAAAAATTCTAAAGTCTATCGCAGACTGTCTGAAGTATTGGGTCTGAGTGATGAGGCCATGGTACTCAGTGTTTTCATTCGTAAAAT tattacaaatttaaaatactggGGACGTAGAGAACAAATTATTTCAAGGACACTTCAATTACTAACTGATTTATCTGTAGGGTACAGTTGTGTCCGTAAACTTGTAAAACTTGAAGAAGTACAATTCATGTTAAATAATCACACT AGTGAACATTTTCCATTCCTGGGTAACAATGTAGCAGTAACGGAAATGCGTTGCAGGTCAATGTTCTACACATCATTGGGCAGATTATTGATGGTAGATTTGGGTGAGGATGAGGAGAGATTTCACACATTCATGTTACCCCTCACAG ccgCTCTCGAGAGCCTGGGTCAGTTAATGGGCGCAGCTGATACCCCAGTATTTGCAGCAGAGGAAGCTAAAAAGGCTTTGATAGGAATAGCACGTGACCTACGTGGTCTTGCGTATGCGTTTAATACAAAGCCATCTTACATGATGTTGTTTGACTGGAT ATATCCAAACTACACACCGATTTTATTGCACGCCATTGAATTGTGGCATCACGAGCCGCAAGTTACGACAcccgtattaaaattatttgccgAATTGGTACAAAATCGTAGCCAGCGGCTTCAATTTGACGTATCGTCGCCTAATGGGATACTATTATTCCGGGAAGCTAGTAAAGTAATATGTAGTTACGGCAACCATATATTAAATGTCGAAGTACCCAAGGATCAAATTTACCCGCTTAAACTTAAGGGAATAAGTATTTGCTTCAGTATGTTGAAAGCTGCGCTATGTGGGAGTTACGTTAATTTTGGTGTCTTTCGGCTGTACGGAGACGAAGCATTAGACAACGCACTAAATACATTTGTCAAATTACTGCTCAGTATACCTCAAAGTGACCTATTA gACTATCCAAAATTATCAGCAACGTACTACGTGTTACTGGAGTGTTTGGCCCAAGACCACATGGCTTTTCTGTCAACCCTTGAGCCCCGAGTTTTTCTGTACATCCTCTCGAGTATCAGCGAAGGCCTAACGGCAATAG ACACCATGGTCTGTACAGGCTGTTGTGCGACGCTGGATCATAttgttacatatttatttaaacagcTTTCACAAAAAG CTGGAGTCTATCcaggtaaaaaaaatgctgCAGTAACAGCCGGCGgcgaattatttttacaagtaCTCAAACAACATCCTGAAATATTACAACAAATACTGAGCACTGTTTTAAATGTGATAATGTTTGAGGATTGTAGAAACCAATGGAGTATGTCAAGACCACTTCTAGGTCTGATATTACTTAACGAAGAG TATTTCGGCCAATTGcgtgaaaatataataagaaGTCAGCCAGTAGATAAACAAGCGGCAATGGCGCAGTGGTTTGAAAACTTAATGGATGGTATTGAACCAAAtttgttaacaaaaaataGAGATAG gtttactcaaaatttatcCATGTTCAGGAGAGATATCAATGATTCCCTTAAAGGTCCGAATATGTCTGCCAATTCAACCAACGATATGATGACTTCGTAG